One genomic window of Papaver somniferum cultivar HN1 unplaced genomic scaffold, ASM357369v1 unplaced-scaffold_150, whole genome shotgun sequence includes the following:
- the LOC113335956 gene encoding uncharacterized protein LOC113335956: MKTQTQKTTMTSSFLVSKIISSFSKVLSTQTHKYKFLQILLQILCIALYWIVFIIRLLPTLYPNPKTPSRHFDSFSGKREKDIHQETTVNGDSTSVCRALTQILSIINEIPVSSRKYELLRSLAEKLIEDNLKVGSGVLRDINCTVLSSAFAKTLQQLESAVLEEVKETTLIESSEHRLGRILHTIWSYSERAWAWLGEKAGVPKPDAWTAEKFAAELLWLARKMSTCGNVDVAVSSWGSASRLAWLSISAEPRVQGSLVKISAFLLKEARKMGQTDEMEQYQNNDNEDVTKMIRKQDEQSEKKMKLLMSWLPFLCRASKGIDAPVLSTSDRVEVEKAIEDLISTFRKDQQEKVLALWLHHFTSCPLSDWPNLQPCYNSWLDASRKQIGYLI, encoded by the exons ATGAAAACTCAAACACAAAAAACAACCATGACTTCTTCATTCCTAGTCTCTAAAATCATCTCCTCTTTCTCAAAAGTTCTATCAACTCAAACCCACAAATACAAATTTCTTCAAATCCTCCTTCAAATTCTTTGCATAGCTCTGTATTGGATTGTTTTCATCATTAGGCTTCTTCCTACGCTGTACCCGAACCCGAAAACACCATCAAGACACTTTGATAGTTTCTCTGGTAAAAGAGAGAAAGATATCCATCAAGAAACCACTGTTAATGGAGATTCAACTAGTGTTTGTAGAGCACTTACACAAATTCTTTCAATTATTAATGAAATTCCAGTTAGTTCTCGGAAATATGAACTTCTTCGTTCACTAGCAGAGAAATTGATCGAGGATAATCTCAAAGTAGGGTCTGGTGTTCTTAGAGATATCAATTGTACAGTTCTTTCTTCTGCTTTTGCAAAGACTCTTCAGCAGCTTGAATCTGCTGTGTTGGAGGAAGTCAAGGAGACCACTTTGATAGAATCGTCTGAACATCGATTGGGCCGGATTCTGCATACAATTTGGTCATATAGCGAACGAGCATGGGCATGGCTTGGTGAAAAGGCAGGTGTTCCTAAACCGGATGCTTGGACTGCTGAGAAGTTTGCAGCTGAGCTGCTTTGGTTGGCTAGGAAGATGTCAACTTGTGGAAATGTAGATGTTGCTGTATCAAGCTGGGGGTCAGCTTCTAGGTTGGCTTGGCTCTCGATTTCGGCTGAGCCACGAGTTCAAGGTTCTCTCGTCAAAATTTCAG CGTTTTTGTTAAAGGAGGCGAGAAAAATGGGACAAACAGATGAAATGGAACAGTATCAAAACAATGACAATGAAGACGTAACGAAGATGATAAGGAAGCAAGATGAACAaagtgagaagaagatgaagttgttgatgtCATGGTTGCCATTCCTATGCAGGGCAAGCAAAGGAATTGATGCACCAGTCTTAAGCACCAGCGACAGAGTGGAAGTAGAGAAAGCTATTGAAGACTTGATAAGTACATTCAGGAAAGACCAACAAGAGAAAGTTTTAGCACTTTGGCTTCATCACTTTACTTCTTGTCCTCTCTCAGACTGGCCAAATCTTCAGCCCTGCTATAATAGTTGGCTGGATGCATCACGAAAGCAAATTGGCTATTTGATTTAA
- the LOC113335959 gene encoding 14-3-3 protein 7-like, which translates to MNTEREKLVYLARLAEQAERYDEMVEAMKKLARLDVELTVEERNLVSVGYKNVIGARRASWRILSSIEQKEEGKGNGQNTQKIKEYRQKVEDELSKICSDILVVIDENLLSSSSTGESTVFYHKMKGDYYRYLAEIKLGNERKEVADLSLKAYEAASSVASTDLPPTHPIRLGLALNFSVFCYEILNSPERACHLAKQAFDEAISELDTLSEDSYKDSTLIMQLLRDNLTLWTSDIAEEGEHSKVNDP; encoded by the exons AAATGGTCGAGGCTATGAAGAAACTTGCTAGATTGGATGTGGAACTGACTGTAGAAGAGAGGAATCTGGTGTCAGTTGGGTACAAGAATGTAATTGGTGCAAGAAGGGCATCATGGAGGATTTTGTCTTCCATTGAACAGAAGGAAGAAGGAAAAGGAAATGGGCAGAATACGCAGAAGATAAAAGAATACAGACAGAAGGTTGAGGATGAGCTTTCAAAGATTTGCAGTGACATCTTGGTTGTCATTGATGAAAACCTCCTATCATCCTCTTCCACAGGAGAATCCACAGTTTTTTACCATAAGAT GAAGGGGGATTACTATCGGTATCTGGCTGAAATTAAGTTGGGGAATGAACGTAAAGAAGTAGCTGATCTGTCTCTCAAGGCCTATGAG GCTGCCAGTAGTGTTGCCTCAACAGATCTCCCACCTACTCATCCAATCAGACTTGGCTTGGCCCTGAACTTCTCCGTTTTTTGTTATGAGATATTGAACTCACCTGAGAG GGCATGCCACCTCGCTAAACAAGCATTTGATGAAGCTATATCAGAACTTGATACACTTAGTGAAGACTCTTACAAGGACAGCACACTTATCATGCAGCTTCTCAGGGACAATCTCACTTTATGGACCTCAGATATTGCAGAAGAAG GGGAGCATTCCAAAGTTAATGACCCCTGA